One genomic region from Arthrobacter pigmenti encodes:
- a CDS encoding malate:quinone oxidoreductase: MTADSQAGKPANHTDVVLIGGGIMSATLGSFLKQLQPDWSITLFERLDRAGLESSDPWNNAGTGHAALCELNYSPAGKDGSVDPAKAVSINEQFQISRQFWSHMVSNGHLADPGSFINAVPHMSFVWGESNVEYLRRRYEALRSQPLFKTIEFATDHGSIAEWTPLIMKDREPSQPVAASRVAGGTDVDFGALTRGLTSYLAENDVDLRYGHDVTDLSKTSQNRWDVTVRNRATGQQHTVNTRFVFIGAGGGALHLLQKSGIPEGRGFAGFPVSGQFLRCTNPVTVNQHNAKVYGQASVGAPPMSVPHLDTRYVNGERSLLFGPYAGFSTKFLKRGSLLDLPTSIRPSNLLPMLAVGKDNIPLTKYLISEVLKKREAKNEYLNEFLPSADGNRWELITAGQRVQVIKKAPGKGGVLQFGTEVITSADGTVGALLGASPGASTAAPIMIELIRRCFPGQLAAWEPKLKEMIPGYGVKLNENESLAEDILSMTDRVLGLN; encoded by the coding sequence TTGACTGCTGACAGCCAGGCGGGTAAGCCCGCGAACCACACTGACGTCGTTCTTATTGGCGGCGGTATCATGAGCGCCACGCTGGGCTCATTCCTCAAACAATTGCAGCCGGACTGGAGCATCACGCTCTTCGAACGGCTTGACCGCGCAGGGCTGGAAAGTTCCGACCCCTGGAACAACGCCGGTACCGGGCACGCCGCACTGTGCGAGCTCAACTACTCCCCCGCCGGCAAGGACGGTTCAGTTGATCCGGCGAAGGCCGTCTCTATCAACGAACAGTTCCAGATTTCCCGCCAGTTCTGGTCTCACATGGTCTCGAACGGCCATCTGGCCGATCCCGGCAGCTTCATCAACGCGGTTCCGCACATGAGTTTCGTGTGGGGCGAGTCCAACGTGGAGTACCTCCGCCGCCGGTATGAAGCCCTCCGCTCACAGCCCCTTTTCAAGACGATCGAGTTCGCCACGGACCACGGCAGCATTGCCGAGTGGACCCCCCTGATCATGAAGGACCGGGAACCGTCCCAGCCGGTCGCGGCCTCGCGCGTTGCAGGCGGAACCGACGTGGACTTCGGTGCCCTCACCCGCGGGTTGACCAGCTACCTGGCGGAGAACGACGTCGACCTCCGGTACGGCCACGACGTCACCGATCTTTCAAAGACCTCGCAGAACCGCTGGGATGTCACGGTCCGTAACCGCGCAACCGGTCAGCAGCACACCGTCAACACGCGTTTCGTCTTCATCGGCGCGGGCGGCGGCGCCCTGCACCTCCTGCAGAAGAGCGGTATCCCCGAAGGGCGCGGCTTCGCCGGTTTCCCTGTGTCGGGTCAGTTCCTGCGGTGCACCAACCCGGTCACGGTGAACCAACACAACGCCAAGGTTTACGGACAGGCTTCTGTCGGCGCGCCTCCCATGTCCGTTCCGCACCTCGATACGCGCTACGTCAACGGTGAGCGGTCCCTATTGTTCGGCCCTTATGCCGGGTTCTCCACCAAGTTCCTCAAGCGTGGATCCCTGCTCGATCTCCCCACGTCCATCCGGCCCTCGAACCTGCTGCCCATGCTGGCGGTTGGCAAGGACAACATTCCGCTCACCAAGTACCTCATCTCAGAGGTCCTGAAGAAGCGTGAGGCAAAGAATGAGTACCTCAACGAGTTCCTCCCCTCCGCCGATGGCAACCGCTGGGAACTGATCACTGCGGGCCAGCGTGTACAGGTCATTAAGAAGGCGCCTGGCAAGGGCGGCGTCCTGCAGTTCGGAACAGAGGTCATCACCTCCGCGGACGGCACTGTGGGCGCCCTGCTCGGGGCTTCTCCTGGAGCTTCGACGGCGGCTCCGATCATGATCGAGCTGATTCGCCGCTGCTTCCCGGGACAGCTTGCCGCCTGGGAACCGAAGCTGAAGGAAATGATCCCCGGTTACGGTGTAAAGCTGAACGAGAATGAGTCGCTCGCCGAGGACATCCTGTCGATGACGGACCGGGTGCTCGGCCTCAACTAA